In Streptomyces sp. NBC_01717, one DNA window encodes the following:
- a CDS encoding helix-turn-helix domain-containing protein: MQDRRADDGITVSMRDDVEEFAALVRQLKDRTDRSYASLARRLNMNTSTLHRYCAGEAVPQDFAPVERLAAFCEAGPQERLELHRLWLSAMAARQEVRTAGSAEAAAPDGGDGALVEESSSAEQPGDGPDPDEPAASPASRPWYRRRRVLASTAVACVLVATLRSTSALSGERSSEADASRSAGSRTTAPGAPHRSAASVTASPSPSRNSASPGRRHKAPAPSATGSGPTAAANQTTGLPLAWSADSLVWDKGCGHDYVIAKPPAQVPAPPAEQDAGAWAATQGAVHGRQTRVQISVQGRSSTAVVLEALHVRIVSRGNPAAGSAYAMGQGCGGDLTPRRFTVNLDVDRPITRPKDGADSEHAIPAAHFPYRVSAEDPEVLLVDATTQTHDARWYLELDWSSQGRTGTIRIDDHGRPFRTTGIKAMPHYWYGTNDAGERAWVPYDS, encoded by the coding sequence ATGCAGGATCGGCGGGCGGACGACGGGATAACGGTGTCGATGCGCGACGATGTCGAGGAGTTCGCGGCGCTGGTGCGCCAGCTGAAGGACCGCACGGACCGGAGCTACGCCTCTCTGGCCCGCCGCCTCAACATGAACACCTCCACGTTGCACCGGTACTGCGCGGGCGAGGCGGTGCCGCAGGACTTCGCGCCCGTGGAGCGGCTCGCGGCCTTCTGCGAGGCGGGACCGCAGGAGCGGCTCGAGCTGCACCGTCTGTGGCTGTCGGCGATGGCGGCTCGGCAGGAGGTGCGTACGGCCGGTTCGGCGGAGGCGGCGGCACCGGACGGGGGGGACGGGGCGCTCGTCGAGGAGAGCAGCTCCGCGGAGCAGCCCGGGGACGGCCCCGACCCGGACGAGCCCGCTGCCTCGCCCGCTTCCCGCCCCTGGTATCGCCGCCGACGGGTCCTGGCGTCCACCGCCGTCGCCTGCGTGCTGGTCGCCACTTTGCGCAGCACGTCCGCCCTGTCGGGCGAGCGCTCCTCCGAGGCGGACGCCTCCCGCTCCGCGGGCTCGCGGACGACCGCCCCCGGCGCACCCCACCGTTCGGCGGCGTCGGTCACCGCATCCCCCTCCCCTTCCCGGAACTCCGCGTCGCCCGGCCGCCGTCACAAGGCCCCCGCCCCGTCCGCCACCGGCAGCGGTCCCACCGCGGCCGCGAATCAGACCACCGGCCTGCCCCTCGCCTGGAGCGCCGACTCCCTGGTCTGGGACAAGGGCTGCGGCCACGACTACGTCATCGCCAAGCCGCCCGCACAGGTACCTGCGCCGCCGGCGGAGCAGGATGCCGGGGCGTGGGCGGCGACGCAGGGCGCGGTGCACGGGCGGCAGACGAGGGTGCAGATCTCGGTGCAGGGGCGGTCGTCCACGGCCGTGGTCCTGGAGGCGCTCCACGTCCGCATCGTCAGCCGCGGCAACCCGGCCGCCGGGAGCGCGTACGCCATGGGCCAGGGCTGCGGGGGCGACCTCACGCCCCGCCGCTTCACCGTGAACCTCGACGTCGACCGCCCCATCACCCGCCCGAAGGACGGCGCCGACAGCGAACACGCCATCCCGGCCGCGCACTTCCCGTACCGCGTCTCCGCCGAGGACCCGGAGGTGCTGCTGGTCGACGCGACGACACAGACCCACGACGCCCGCTGGTACCTCGAACTCGACTGGTCCTCCCAGGGCCGCACCGGCACGATCCGCATCGACGACCACGGCCGCCCGTTCCGCACCACCGGCATCAAGGCAATGCCGCACTACTGGTACGGCACGAACGACGCAGGCGAGCGTGCCTGGGTCCCCTACGACAGCTAG
- a CDS encoding metallophosphoesterase encodes MTDTSETRSADDAAQANQQSRLRRLMRYIPLIAPVLLWTVPCWVLLHAGQHWPLPVALGGTALFVLGLVAMPLAMVRGHGRRQQDWAAIVGDTLLGASWVLFTWSVLLGVLLRLALTVAGVGNGQNRARIVSWVVLGVAAGLLAWGYAEARRVPRVRQLDVQIPRLGAGLDGTRVVLITDTHYGPLDRARWSARVCAKVNALEADLVCHTGDIADGTAQRRRSQAAPLGTVRATRARVYVTGNHEYYSEAQGWVDLMDELGWEPLRNRHLLLERGGDTLVVAGVDDVTAESSGLAGHRAHLAGALNGADPDLPVLLLAHQPKFVDRAAAGGIDLQLSGHTHGGQIWPFHHLVRIDQPAVAGLSRHGTRTLLYTSRGTGFWGPPFRVFAPSEITLLVLRSPQRPPTQPL; translated from the coding sequence GTGACCGACACCAGCGAAACCCGATCCGCGGACGATGCAGCTCAGGCGAATCAGCAGAGTCGACTGCGCCGCCTGATGCGCTACATCCCTTTGATCGCCCCCGTCCTGCTGTGGACCGTGCCCTGCTGGGTGCTGCTGCACGCCGGCCAGCACTGGCCGCTCCCCGTGGCGCTGGGCGGCACCGCCCTGTTCGTCCTCGGTCTGGTCGCTATGCCGCTCGCGATGGTGCGCGGCCACGGCCGGCGGCAGCAGGACTGGGCGGCGATCGTCGGAGACACCCTCCTTGGGGCCAGCTGGGTACTGTTCACCTGGTCCGTCCTGCTCGGCGTCCTGCTGCGCCTCGCCCTGACCGTGGCCGGCGTAGGCAACGGGCAGAACCGGGCCCGGATCGTCAGTTGGGTGGTCCTCGGCGTAGCCGCCGGGCTGCTCGCCTGGGGGTACGCCGAGGCCCGCCGGGTGCCGCGGGTGCGTCAGCTCGACGTACAAATCCCGCGGCTGGGAGCCGGATTGGACGGCACCCGCGTCGTCCTCATCACCGACACCCACTACGGCCCGCTCGACCGCGCCCGCTGGTCGGCGCGGGTCTGCGCGAAGGTCAACGCCCTGGAGGCCGACCTGGTCTGCCACACCGGCGACATCGCGGACGGCACGGCCCAACGCCGCCGCTCCCAGGCCGCTCCACTCGGCACCGTGCGAGCCACCCGGGCCCGGGTCTACGTCACCGGAAACCACGAGTACTACAGCGAGGCCCAGGGCTGGGTCGATCTCATGGACGAGCTGGGTTGGGAGCCGCTGCGCAACCGTCATCTGCTGCTCGAACGCGGCGGCGACACCCTTGTGGTCGCCGGCGTGGATGACGTCACCGCCGAGTCCTCCGGCCTGGCCGGCCACCGCGCCCACCTCGCCGGCGCCCTGAACGGCGCCGACCCCGACCTGCCCGTCCTGCTCTTGGCCCACCAGCCCAAGTTCGTCGACCGGGCCGCAGCGGGCGGCATCGACCTCCAACTCTCGGGCCACACCCACGGCGGCCAGATCTGGCCCTTCCACCACCTCGTCCGCATCGACCAGCCCGCCGTCGCCGGCCTCAGCCGCCACGGCACCCGCACCCTCCTCTACACCAGCCGCGGCACCGGTTTCTGGGGCCCGCCGTTCCGCGTCTTCGCCCCCAGCGAGATCACCCTGCTCGTACTCCGCTCCCCGCAGCGGCCTCCCACACAGCCCCTATGA